A part of Primulina eburnea isolate SZY01 chromosome 10, ASM2296580v1, whole genome shotgun sequence genomic DNA contains:
- the LOC140803171 gene encoding uncharacterized protein At5g48480, translated as MAQEAQNGSKKAVEVVLAAVKPWLVMEAPKANEAILFYKEAFGAEEVNRVNHPKRKAEQELPLVISAELKIGSSSIVVSDLTDDYFEPVKTAVTGSVFCLETEDVEAALSKAVTAGAVADGEVSEVEGACFGGRVGKVKDPYGNVWVICSPSKKTADVAA; from the exons ATGGCGCAAGAGGCACAGAACGGGTCGAAGAAGGCAGTTGAGGTGGTTTTAGCGGCGGTGAAGCCGTGGCTCGTGATGGAGGCGCCGAAGGCTAACGAAGCTATTCTGTTCTATAAAGAGGCCTTTGGAGCTGAGGAGGTGAACCGCGTCAACCATCCGAAGAGGAAAGCGGAGCAGGAACTTCCTCTCGTTATCTCCGCCGAGCTCAAGATTGGTTCCAGCTCTATCGTTGTCTCTGATCTCACTGATGACTACTTTGAACC TGTGAAGACAGCTGTGACTGGTAGCGTGTTCTGTCTGGAGACAGAGGACGTCGAAGCTGCCTTGTCCAAAGCTGTGACCGCCGGTGCTGTTGCCGACGGAGAGGTGTCGGAGGTTGAGGGCGCGTGTTTCGGTGGGCGCGTGGGCAAGGTCAAGGACCCCTACGGCAACGTCTGGGTAATCTGCTCCCCATCCAAGAAGACCGCTGACGTGGCAGCTTGA